One genomic window of Archangium lipolyticum includes the following:
- a CDS encoding LysM peptidoglycan-binding domain-containing protein, which produces MSENNQHGFLSRNGRGQSYRVCADDTLETIADKHGVTVAALKELNGVQNSTRVWVGQVLHLPLGADESSSPQARSTVGKRQAGQTQRTWIGKILPWSVALRREPRRNSRAPYQGILADLPRDTRVTVVGHQGGWLRVETLFRGRKFAGYVSQELVEYVSESAPQHLKAPPANLTPPADVPPAIWHIRTSSDFVHFVEEVEREYPKALPPEIATEIRQLWFSDQNWELLVAGRGVYDAAGKAVDIETRPNPIAQKFDMKDLAPRAGGKQISTSMGQVDIGHVMAGIDGRLNGFPPAYPLAFLREKGHDGVQAHRKYETLKAASGGDARDFTTWAGDLGQAYAEYLLSRYVQGHSTATLPAALAAKAADAQLLGDIHGYIAVEVHNSVPAARRPSGGDKVSNILRSMYLVDESVRGKTFQDYVEQVSGKRGNAALRSFIRERTLAFAQPWFAKQAYAHRGYWSSSGWFPDGIWKNLTDEFDTLHKKNESSAAPTDKLDSLVDKFMLMLSGQLK; this is translated from the coding sequence ATGTCAGAAAACAATCAGCACGGATTTCTTTCGCGGAATGGACGAGGACAGAGTTACCGCGTTTGCGCGGATGACACCCTGGAGACGATTGCCGACAAACACGGTGTCACGGTGGCGGCGCTGAAGGAACTCAACGGCGTTCAGAATTCAACGCGGGTCTGGGTTGGACAGGTGCTCCATCTTCCGCTCGGCGCTGACGAATCCTCATCGCCACAAGCCAGATCCACCGTCGGCAAACGACAGGCGGGCCAGACCCAGCGAACCTGGATTGGCAAGATCCTGCCCTGGAGCGTGGCGCTGCGCCGCGAACCCCGCCGGAATTCCCGGGCACCCTATCAAGGCATCCTGGCCGACCTTCCCCGAGACACCCGGGTGACGGTCGTCGGCCATCAAGGAGGATGGCTGCGCGTCGAGACGCTGTTCCGCGGGAGGAAATTCGCGGGCTACGTGTCACAGGAGTTGGTCGAATACGTCTCGGAGAGCGCTCCCCAGCACCTGAAAGCTCCGCCGGCCAACCTGACTCCGCCCGCCGACGTTCCACCGGCCATCTGGCACATCCGCACGAGCAGCGACTTCGTCCACTTCGTCGAGGAGGTCGAGCGCGAGTATCCCAAAGCCCTTCCGCCGGAGATCGCGACGGAAATCCGCCAGCTGTGGTTTTCCGACCAGAACTGGGAACTGCTGGTGGCGGGCAGGGGGGTATATGACGCAGCGGGCAAGGCGGTGGACATCGAGACCAGGCCCAACCCGATCGCGCAGAAGTTCGACATGAAGGACCTGGCGCCGCGTGCTGGCGGAAAGCAGATCAGCACCAGTATGGGTCAGGTAGACATCGGCCACGTCATGGCCGGCATCGATGGACGGTTGAATGGCTTTCCGCCCGCCTACCCCTTGGCTTTCCTCAGGGAGAAGGGGCACGACGGTGTCCAGGCCCATCGCAAGTACGAGACGCTCAAGGCCGCGAGTGGAGGGGACGCTCGCGATTTCACCACCTGGGCCGGAGACCTGGGGCAGGCTTATGCCGAATACCTGCTGAGCAGGTACGTCCAGGGACATTCGACCGCAACCTTGCCTGCGGCCTTGGCGGCCAAGGCCGCCGACGCGCAACTCCTCGGTGACATCCACGGCTATATCGCCGTCGAGGTTCACAACAGCGTACCGGCGGCGCGAAGGCCGTCGGGCGGTGACAAGGTGTCGAACATCCTCCGGAGCATGTACCTCGTGGACGAATCCGTGAGGGGCAAGACGTTCCAGGATTATGTGGAGCAGGTCTCCGGCAAGCGGGGAAACGCCGCCCTGCGCAGCTTCATCCGGGAGCGTACCCTCGCCTTCGCTCAGCCGTGGTTCGCCAAACAGGCCTACGCGCACCGGGGCTATTGGTCGAGCAGCGGATGGTTCCCCGATGGCATCTGGAAAAATCTCACGGATGAGTTCGACACGCTTCACAAAAAGAATGAGTCGTCGGCGGCTCCAACGGACAAGCTCGACAGCCTCGTAGACAAATTCATGCTCATGCTCTCAGGGCAACTGAAGTGA
- a CDS encoding ABC transporter permease, protein MRLLKMAWRQLRRDFASGDLRILFSALVLAVLAVTAIGFVTDRAERALALEANRLLGGDAVVIGDTPLDGVVREAAGAPGLRSTETQELSSMVRVGDADDERLKFGDVRALGEGFPLRGRFRIVETVDGPEHDADGVPERGSVWMSRAGADALDARLGDMIGIGESRLRLTALVVQEPDAALDYFNIAPRVFLNLADLPATGLVQEGSRLRYRLVVAGEPGAVERFVRTARQGLARGQRLETVQDARPEMRSALDRADRFLSLASLVSVVLAAVAVAMAARRHSERHLSSTAVMRCLGASQRTLVGTHGGELLLVGLIASTLGVLLAFVIQWQVGNWLSAALKLSIPAAGWVPAVQGYGVGLVVLLTFGAPPILALRRVPALRVLRRDLDRTEPSSWLVGFLGVLGLAALLWWKAGSAGLASAMLLGIIATLGVLAALAWGLIAVVRRLRSRLRGSLRYGLANVSRRAATSVAQVTALGLGLMALLLLTFVRTDLLDRWQVALAQEAPNRFILNVQEDQMEPVRAFMAEQGLSAPDLFPMVRGRLVAHNGEPVKAAPPDTGDAGSEEERRRQRRTDREYNLSTADTLREDNRITAGTFWGPERPEKPELSVEEGFAQSMGWKLGDRVAFDIAGQRLEATVTSLREVEWESFRPNFIVLVSPGALAGYAASYITAVHVPAERTRFTAELVARHPNLSVVDIDALLKQVRDTADQVSTVVEVVFYFSLLAGLLVLMAAVSASQDERLLEGGVMRVLGGSRRQLRLAQASEFAAIGLLSGLTAACAASVLAGVIATQVFNLPWQADWRLVVVGGGLGVLAAVSAGMFATRRVLDAPPSVTLRELQG, encoded by the coding sequence ATGAGGCTGCTCAAGATGGCGTGGCGCCAGCTGCGCCGTGACTTCGCCTCCGGCGACCTGCGCATCCTCTTCTCCGCGCTGGTGCTCGCGGTGTTGGCGGTGACGGCCATTGGCTTCGTGACCGACCGGGCCGAGCGCGCGCTCGCCCTGGAGGCCAACCGGCTGCTCGGGGGTGATGCGGTGGTGATCGGCGACACCCCACTGGACGGGGTGGTGCGCGAGGCGGCGGGGGCCCCCGGGCTGCGAAGCACCGAGACGCAGGAGCTGTCCAGCATGGTCCGGGTCGGCGACGCGGACGATGAGCGGCTCAAGTTCGGAGATGTCCGCGCGCTCGGCGAGGGCTTTCCCCTGCGGGGCCGCTTCCGCATCGTGGAGACGGTGGACGGCCCGGAGCATGACGCCGACGGCGTCCCCGAGCGGGGCAGCGTGTGGATGAGCCGCGCGGGCGCGGACGCGCTGGACGCCCGGCTGGGGGACATGATTGGCATTGGCGAGTCGCGGCTGCGGCTCACCGCGCTGGTGGTGCAGGAGCCGGACGCGGCGCTCGACTACTTCAACATCGCGCCCCGGGTGTTCCTCAACCTCGCGGACCTGCCCGCGACGGGGCTGGTGCAGGAGGGGAGCCGGCTGCGCTACCGCCTGGTGGTCGCCGGAGAGCCGGGGGCGGTGGAGCGCTTCGTGCGCACCGCGCGCCAGGGGCTCGCGCGCGGCCAGCGCCTGGAGACGGTGCAGGACGCGCGTCCGGAGATGCGCTCCGCGCTCGACCGGGCCGACCGCTTCCTGAGCCTGGCGTCGCTGGTGTCGGTGGTGCTGGCGGCGGTGGCCGTGGCCATGGCCGCGCGCCGGCACAGCGAGCGGCACCTGTCGAGCACCGCGGTGATGCGGTGTCTGGGCGCGAGCCAGCGCACGCTGGTGGGCACCCACGGTGGCGAGCTGCTCCTCGTCGGGCTCATCGCGAGCACCCTCGGCGTCCTGCTCGCCTTCGTCATCCAGTGGCAGGTGGGCAACTGGCTCTCCGCGGCGCTGAAGCTGTCCATCCCGGCGGCGGGCTGGGTGCCCGCGGTGCAGGGGTATGGGGTGGGCCTGGTGGTGCTGCTGACCTTCGGAGCACCTCCCATCCTCGCGCTGCGCCGGGTGCCCGCGCTGCGCGTGTTGCGCAGGGACCTCGACCGTACCGAGCCGAGCTCCTGGCTGGTGGGGTTCTTGGGCGTGCTGGGGCTGGCGGCGCTGCTGTGGTGGAAGGCCGGCTCGGCGGGGCTGGCGTCCGCGATGCTCCTCGGCATCATCGCCACGCTGGGAGTGCTGGCCGCACTGGCGTGGGGGCTCATCGCCGTCGTGCGGCGGCTGCGCTCGCGGCTGCGCGGGAGCCTGCGTTACGGACTGGCCAACGTGAGCCGGCGGGCGGCCACCAGCGTCGCCCAGGTGACGGCGCTCGGCCTGGGGCTGATGGCGCTGCTGCTGCTCACCTTCGTGCGCACCGACCTGCTCGACCGCTGGCAGGTGGCACTGGCCCAGGAGGCGCCCAACCGCTTCATCCTCAACGTGCAGGAGGACCAGATGGAGCCGGTGCGTGCCTTCATGGCCGAGCAGGGGTTGTCCGCGCCAGACCTCTTCCCCATGGTGCGCGGCCGCCTGGTGGCGCACAACGGCGAGCCGGTGAAGGCGGCGCCGCCCGACACGGGTGACGCCGGCTCCGAGGAGGAGCGTCGCAGGCAGCGGCGCACGGATCGCGAGTACAACCTCTCCACCGCCGACACGCTTCGCGAGGACAACCGCATCACCGCCGGCACGTTCTGGGGCCCTGAGCGCCCGGAGAAGCCGGAGCTCTCGGTGGAGGAGGGCTTCGCCCAATCGATGGGCTGGAAGCTCGGAGACCGGGTGGCCTTCGACATCGCGGGCCAGCGGCTCGAGGCCACCGTCACCAGCCTGCGCGAGGTGGAGTGGGAGAGCTTCCGGCCGAACTTCATCGTGCTGGTGTCGCCGGGCGCACTCGCGGGCTATGCGGCCAGCTACATCACCGCGGTGCATGTGCCCGCCGAGCGCACGCGCTTCACCGCGGAGCTGGTGGCGCGCCATCCCAACCTCTCGGTGGTGGATATCGACGCGCTGCTGAAGCAGGTGCGCGACACCGCGGACCAGGTCTCCACCGTGGTGGAGGTGGTGTTCTACTTCTCGCTGCTGGCGGGCTTGCTGGTGTTGATGGCCGCGGTCAGCGCCAGCCAGGACGAGCGGCTGCTGGAGGGAGGAGTGATGCGGGTGCTGGGCGGCAGCCGCCGGCAGCTGCGGCTGGCCCAGGCCTCGGAGTTCGCGGCCATTGGCCTGCTGTCGGGCCTCACCGCGGCGTGCGCGGCCTCGGTCCTGGCCGGGGTCATCGCCACGCAGGTGTTCAACCTGCCGTGGCAGGCGGACTGGCGGCTGGTGGTGGTGGGTGGCGGGCTGGGCGTGCTGGCGGCGGTGAGCGCGGGGATGTTCGCCACCCGGCGAGTGCTGGACGCGCCCCCCTCGGTGACGCTGCGGGAGTTGCAGGGCTGA